In bacterium, a single window of DNA contains:
- a CDS encoding type II secretion system protein, with translation MKMREKGLTFIELILVISILSILTAISTPLFRHTFDNLQVGNLCRDISKLTKYVQERAIMEQVIHRIDFDVNNKEYWVSIAKDPLNPEKFIALNNKLGRKRRFPPNILLECTEPYAVFYPDGRADELTVHLSGADGEVYTLTNKETTGYVKIFKRFSSF, from the coding sequence ATGAAGATGCGGGAGAAGGGGCTTACATTTATTGAGTTGATTCTAGTTATTAGTATACTCAGTATTCTCACAGCAATATCTACTCCTTTATTTAGACATACTTTTGATAACCTGCAGGTTGGAAACCTGTGTCGGGATATATCGAAGCTCACTAAGTATGTGCAGGAGAGAGCAATTATGGAGCAGGTAATTCACAGGATAGATTTTGATGTTAATAATAAAGAATACTGGGTCAGTATAGCAAAAGACCCCTTAAATCCAGAGAAATTTATTGCACTAAATAATAAGCTTGGTAGAAAAAGAAGGTTCCCTCCAAATATACTTCTGGAGTGTACTGAACCGTATGCAGTATTTTATCCGGATGGAAGAGCCGATGAATTAACAGTACATTTATCAGGCGCAGATGGCGAAGTTTATACTTTAACCAATAAAGAGACCACTGGTTATGTCAAGATATTCAAAAGGTTTTCTTCTTTTTGA